One genomic window of Myxococcales bacterium includes the following:
- a CDS encoding DUF814 domain-containing protein, protein MEAPTGKPATGATFAMVQEADLSERLALLKVRVPGASWVVLVAALPGLQRAIVVSPEERRAAFGGRVPPGVPMERATALVGSKVVGLGAGHVSLTLATGEPARLAARGGRVTLRQGATPDEGESSLAHASEAERRAWRETAAQALAQIASLGTEERRTALCRAVERADARLARREAAIEGDLAKMGRTLALAEKAPWLAAAARTAPRGSTSLSVTDWSSGEAVPLHFALDPARSATDQLEALFRKAKRLRAREQGAQLATARLAQTRAARAALAQARLELASCTDAASLEAAASAARAAAPRDLSLPPPGGGPRAAGPKRRHARVPFRTFASTSGARLLVGRDGADNDALTFRVASPHDLWLHAKERRGAHVILPQRRGENLREADLLDAAHLAAHFSEARGEAVVDVQYAARKHLRKPKGAVPGFVVVDRERVLVLRVEPARVEALLDGEATE, encoded by the coding sequence GTGGAGGCCCCGACAGGCAAGCCCGCGACGGGCGCGACCTTCGCGATGGTGCAAGAGGCCGATCTCTCCGAACGCCTCGCCCTCCTGAAGGTGCGGGTGCCGGGAGCGAGCTGGGTGGTCCTCGTGGCGGCCCTGCCGGGGCTCCAACGCGCGATCGTCGTCAGCCCGGAGGAGCGGCGCGCGGCGTTCGGAGGGCGCGTCCCCCCGGGCGTGCCCATGGAACGCGCGACGGCGCTGGTGGGCTCCAAGGTCGTCGGCCTGGGTGCGGGGCACGTCTCCCTCACGCTCGCCACGGGCGAGCCCGCGCGGCTCGCGGCCCGCGGAGGGCGCGTGACCCTGCGGCAGGGCGCGACGCCAGACGAGGGCGAGTCCTCCCTCGCGCACGCCTCGGAGGCCGAACGCCGGGCGTGGCGCGAGACGGCGGCCCAGGCGCTCGCGCAGATCGCGAGCCTCGGGACCGAAGAGCGGCGGACCGCCCTCTGCCGCGCCGTCGAACGCGCCGACGCGCGGCTCGCGCGCCGCGAGGCCGCGATCGAGGGCGATCTCGCGAAGATGGGGCGCACGCTGGCGCTCGCGGAGAAGGCGCCCTGGCTCGCCGCCGCCGCGCGCACCGCCCCGCGCGGCTCGACCTCGCTCTCGGTGACCGACTGGTCGAGCGGCGAGGCGGTGCCCCTCCATTTCGCGCTGGACCCCGCCCGCTCCGCCACCGACCAGCTCGAGGCGCTCTTTCGGAAGGCCAAGCGCCTCCGCGCCCGCGAGCAGGGCGCGCAGCTGGCCACGGCGCGCCTCGCCCAGACCCGCGCGGCACGCGCCGCCCTCGCGCAGGCGCGGCTGGAGCTCGCCTCGTGCACCGACGCCGCGAGCCTCGAGGCCGCCGCAAGCGCCGCCCGCGCCGCGGCTCCGCGGGACCTCAGCCTTCCGCCCCCCGGCGGGGGCCCCCGAGCGGCCGGCCCCAAGCGACGCCACGCGCGCGTGCCCTTTCGGACATTTGCATCCACTTCAGGCGCGAGACTCCTCGTGGGGCGGGACGGCGCCGACAACGACGCGCTCACGTTCCGCGTGGCCTCACCGCACGACCTCTGGCTGCACGCCAAGGAGCGCCGCGGCGCCCACGTCATCCTCCCGCAGCGACGGGGCGAGAACCTCCGCGAGGCCGACCTGCTCGACGCCGCGCACCTCGCGGCCCACTTCTCCGAGGCGCGAGGCGAGGCCGTCGTGGACGTGCAATACGCGGCGCGCAAGCACCTCCGGAAGCCGAAGGGCGCCGTCCCCGGGTTCGTGGTGGTGGACCGCGAGCGTGTACTGGTGCTCCGCGTCGAGCCCGCCCGGGTGGAGGCCCTCCTCGACGGCGAAGCGACCGAGTGA
- a CDS encoding serine/threonine protein kinase produces MEKRGFPRGKTTASRLKVLFACYGARKGRAAAGEWLALSHVRPEELEDETRLLPLTALARSLDAFVEAFGSEAIDEAATGFLARENLGLWARVLRGHTTPEAAFPRLDGTESEYGRTTVWETLEVAPGRWRGRARLAHDPRLELNGNLASLRAAELSIVPCLFGYSRGRVTRTAGEGADEYVVEWALPVSGPRALALGACGGVAVGGVSAGAAFGALAGAATALGAGIVGALAGHLVARERGRKIAARAQSIRLAALERSLELRELREGSAAGDLVGTIVAGQYRLVTSMGSGATGVIYEALRMADDRPVAVKLLRAAAAHDTVASDRLRREAEALGLAWHPNVVESLDHGHLPDGSAYLVMELLRGQSLADRLRERGRLSPEELRPLAVVLADALAAIHAAGVIHRDLKPDNIFLVKGDDGEEVVKILDFGIARVEWEEMRITNLGTPMGTPGYMAPEQEAGQEVDARADLYALGATLHECLVGELPAHPGAPSSADEPRERALSGHAGSGVHRSALPADWRSVLDACLARSPDDRYSDARGLARALRGLGDGARAAEER; encoded by the coding sequence GTGGAGAAGAGGGGATTTCCCCGAGGCAAGACGACCGCGTCGCGGCTGAAGGTGCTCTTCGCGTGCTACGGCGCCCGAAAGGGGCGCGCTGCGGCCGGGGAGTGGCTCGCGCTCTCGCACGTACGCCCGGAGGAGCTCGAGGACGAGACCCGTCTCCTGCCGCTGACGGCCCTCGCGCGGTCACTCGACGCCTTCGTGGAGGCGTTCGGCTCCGAGGCGATCGACGAGGCCGCGACAGGCTTCCTCGCGCGGGAGAACCTCGGCCTCTGGGCGCGCGTCCTGCGCGGCCACACCACGCCGGAGGCCGCGTTCCCGCGGCTGGATGGCACGGAGAGCGAGTACGGCCGCACGACCGTCTGGGAGACGCTCGAGGTGGCCCCCGGGCGCTGGCGTGGGCGCGCGCGCCTGGCCCACGATCCGCGGCTCGAGCTGAACGGGAACCTCGCGTCGCTGCGGGCGGCCGAGCTCTCTATCGTACCGTGCTTGTTCGGGTATTCGCGGGGACGGGTGACCCGCACCGCGGGTGAGGGCGCGGACGAGTACGTCGTCGAGTGGGCGCTCCCGGTATCGGGGCCTCGGGCGCTGGCGCTCGGCGCGTGCGGCGGGGTCGCGGTGGGCGGCGTGTCCGCGGGCGCCGCGTTCGGGGCGCTCGCGGGCGCCGCGACGGCGCTCGGTGCCGGCATCGTCGGGGCGCTCGCGGGGCACCTCGTCGCGCGCGAGCGCGGGCGCAAGATCGCGGCGCGCGCCCAGTCGATCCGCCTCGCCGCCCTCGAGCGGAGCCTCGAGCTCCGGGAGCTTCGCGAGGGGAGCGCCGCCGGCGACCTCGTAGGGACCATCGTGGCCGGCCAGTACCGACTCGTGACGAGCATGGGATCGGGCGCGACGGGCGTCATCTACGAGGCCCTACGCATGGCCGACGATCGGCCCGTCGCCGTGAAGCTCCTGCGCGCCGCCGCGGCCCACGACACCGTCGCGTCGGACAGGCTCCGTCGCGAGGCGGAGGCCCTCGGCTTGGCGTGGCACCCCAACGTCGTGGAGTCGCTCGACCATGGGCACCTCCCCGACGGCTCCGCGTACCTCGTGATGGAGCTCCTGCGCGGACAGTCGCTCGCGGACAGGTTGCGCGAGCGCGGCCGGCTCTCGCCCGAGGAGCTCCGTCCGCTCGCCGTGGTGCTCGCCGACGCGCTCGCGGCCATCCACGCTGCGGGCGTCATCCACCGCGATCTGAAGCCGGACAACATCTTCCTGGTCAAGGGAGACGACGGCGAGGAGGTCGTGAAGATCCTCGATTTCGGCATCGCGCGCGTCGAGTGGGAGGAGATGCGCATCACGAACCTGGGCACGCCGATGGGCACGCCCGGCTACATGGCGCCCGAGCAAGAGGCCGGTCAGGAGGTCGACGCGCGCGCCGATCTGTACGCCCTCGGCGCCACGCTCCACGAGTGCCTGGTGGGCGAGCTGCCGGCGCATCCGGGCGCGCCTTCGTCCGCCGACGAGCCTCGCGAGCGAGCCCTGAGCGGGCACGCGGGGAGCGGCGTCCATCGGAGCGCGCTGCCCGCCGACTGGCGGAGCGTGCTCGACGCCTGCCTCGCGCGGTCGCCCGACGATCGGTACTCCGACGCCCGAGGGCTCGCGCGCGCCCTACGCGGCCTCGGCGACGGCGCGCGCGCCGCCGAAGAGCGCTGA
- the rapZ gene encoding RNase adapter RapZ — protein sequence MNVPAKPLVVVVTGLSGAGRTTVLRALEDLGFFCIDNLPTALATEAVALCERGGVRRVALGIDVRVRAFMGDVADTFSQLEAAGERDLQVLFLDASDETLVRRYSESRRPHTLAQDGDAGVHGVVEGVAVERERLAPLRARASRVIDTTRLSVHDLRRLVVTHYGPETTAARMVTRVVSFGFKYGPPVDADLVFDVRFLENPYFVPDLKSQPGTSAAVRDFVLAQPEAHELLGKLLDLLKYVIPKYEREGKSYLTVGFGCTGGRHRSVVLAEELGRALGAGVRVMHRDVLRGLGPARVDSAVFEAPTAGSPRDDVDEALAAPGQPPGRAATYARAAEEKE from the coding sequence TTGAACGTCCCGGCCAAGCCGCTCGTCGTCGTCGTCACCGGGCTCTCCGGTGCCGGCCGAACCACCGTGCTCCGCGCGCTGGAGGACCTGGGCTTCTTCTGCATCGACAACTTGCCTACCGCGCTCGCGACCGAGGCCGTCGCGCTCTGCGAGCGGGGCGGCGTGAGACGCGTCGCCCTCGGCATCGACGTCCGCGTGCGCGCCTTCATGGGCGACGTGGCCGACACGTTCAGCCAGCTCGAGGCGGCTGGTGAGCGCGATCTCCAGGTGCTGTTCCTGGACGCGTCCGACGAGACGCTGGTGCGCCGCTACTCCGAGTCACGACGGCCGCACACGCTCGCGCAGGACGGCGACGCGGGGGTGCACGGGGTCGTCGAGGGGGTGGCCGTCGAGCGTGAGCGCCTCGCTCCCCTCCGCGCCCGCGCCTCGCGGGTGATCGACACCACCCGCCTCAGCGTGCACGACCTCCGCCGCCTCGTCGTCACGCACTACGGTCCCGAGACCACAGCGGCGCGCATGGTCACGCGCGTCGTCTCGTTCGGCTTCAAATACGGGCCCCCCGTCGACGCGGATCTGGTGTTCGACGTTCGCTTCCTCGAAAATCCGTATTTCGTGCCCGACCTGAAGTCCCAGCCGGGCACGAGCGCCGCCGTCCGCGACTTCGTGCTCGCGCAGCCCGAGGCGCACGAGCTTCTCGGCAAGTTATTGGATTTACTTAAGTATGTGATCCCTAAGTACGAGCGCGAGGGCAAGAGCTACCTCACCGTCGGCTTCGGCTGCACCGGCGGGCGCCACCGCTCCGTCGTGCTCGCCGAGGAGCTCGGGCGCGCCCTCGGCGCGGGGGTTCGGGTCATGCACCGCGACGTGCTCCGCGGCCTTGGGCCAGCGCGCGTGGACAGCGCCGTCTTCGAGGCTCCCACCGCGGGAAGCCCCCGCGACGACGTTGACGAAGCGCTGGCCGCTCCGGGCCAGCCTCCCGGCCGCGCCGCCACGTACGCGCGCGCCGCCGAGGAGAAGGAGTAG
- the raiA gene encoding ribosome-associated translation inhibitor RaiA, translating to MNIAITFRQMETTEAVKSYATEKVAKIQKFLRQPMKAQVTLSVQKTLHFAEVEVHSGSEHFHAHEQSEDMYASIDRVIDKLERQVRETKSAERSSRKGADRASQHLLPDVED from the coding sequence ATGAACATTGCGATCACGTTCCGTCAAATGGAGACGACCGAGGCGGTGAAGAGCTACGCGACCGAGAAGGTCGCGAAGATCCAGAAGTTTCTTCGGCAGCCGATGAAGGCCCAGGTCACGTTGAGCGTCCAGAAGACGCTCCACTTCGCCGAGGTCGAGGTGCACTCCGGGAGCGAGCACTTCCACGCGCACGAGCAGAGCGAGGACATGTACGCGTCCATCGATCGCGTCATCGACAAGCTCGAGCGCCAGGTCCGCGAGACCAAGAGCGCGGAGCGGAGCAGCCGGAAGGGCGCCGACCGCGCCTCGCAGCACTTGCTGCCCGACGTCGAGGACTGA
- the rpoN gene encoding RNA polymerase factor sigma-54, with product MEIKQQLRLSQQLVMTPQLQQAIRLLQLSRLELIDEIRKELDGNPVLADDDIDPRARSREAQRDSGTGNADGERLVDRMEERVRAASSETKAEEKRVQDIDWEQFLENRNLQQALPSNRGAFDELPPIEQNLTKQTSLVDHLRWQLQVSDFTEAERRFAELVLGNLDDNGFLDLKGIDRPQGRTPDLTIEELAHEVGLDPEDAPEVLRMMQEWDPVGVCSRDLQECLRVQAEMYGCDDLELTIIEHHIHNLEKHNYQAIARDLKVPVEEVYEAVKEIQKLESRPARNFSELDDRSIAITPDVYIVKDGDGKWVVTDNDRGVQRLYINENLTKQLLKDPNAKEFIGEKLRNAQWLIRAIEQRRKTIIRVTECIVEKQRDFFEKGVAFLKPMILRDIAETVGMHESTISRVTTNKYVHTSQGLFELKYFFNSSIRRVADEDIASESVKQAIKKIIDDEDKSSPLSDQAIVELLTSSEGIQIARRTVAKYREMLGILASSKRKKHF from the coding sequence ATGGAGATCAAGCAGCAGCTTCGGCTGAGCCAGCAGCTCGTCATGACGCCCCAGCTCCAGCAGGCGATCCGCCTCCTGCAGCTCTCGCGCCTCGAGCTCATCGACGAGATCCGCAAGGAGCTCGACGGCAACCCCGTCCTCGCCGACGACGACATCGACCCGCGCGCCCGAAGCCGGGAGGCCCAGCGTGACTCCGGCACCGGGAACGCCGACGGCGAGCGACTGGTCGACCGCATGGAAGAGCGGGTCCGCGCGGCATCGAGCGAGACCAAAGCGGAAGAGAAGCGCGTCCAGGACATCGACTGGGAGCAGTTCCTGGAGAACCGCAACCTCCAGCAGGCCCTCCCCTCGAACCGCGGCGCGTTCGACGAGCTGCCGCCGATCGAGCAGAACCTCACCAAGCAGACCTCTCTGGTCGACCACCTCCGCTGGCAGCTCCAGGTGAGCGACTTCACGGAGGCCGAGCGTCGCTTCGCCGAGCTCGTGCTAGGAAACCTCGACGACAACGGCTTCCTCGACCTCAAGGGCATCGATCGACCCCAGGGCCGCACCCCCGACCTCACGATCGAGGAGCTGGCCCACGAAGTAGGCCTCGATCCGGAGGACGCTCCCGAGGTGCTCCGCATGATGCAAGAGTGGGATCCGGTCGGCGTCTGCTCGAGGGACCTGCAGGAGTGCCTGCGCGTCCAGGCCGAAATGTACGGGTGCGACGACCTCGAGCTCACGATCATCGAGCACCACATCCACAACCTCGAGAAGCACAACTACCAGGCGATCGCGCGCGATCTGAAGGTGCCCGTCGAGGAGGTCTACGAGGCGGTCAAGGAGATCCAGAAGCTCGAGAGCCGGCCCGCGCGCAACTTCTCCGAGCTCGACGACCGCAGCATCGCCATCACGCCGGACGTCTACATCGTGAAAGACGGCGACGGAAAGTGGGTGGTGACGGACAACGACCGGGGCGTGCAGCGGCTGTACATCAACGAGAACCTCACGAAGCAGCTCCTGAAAGACCCCAACGCCAAGGAGTTCATCGGCGAGAAGCTCCGGAACGCGCAGTGGCTCATCCGCGCCATCGAGCAGCGCCGAAAGACCATCATCCGCGTCACCGAGTGCATCGTGGAGAAGCAGCGCGACTTCTTCGAGAAGGGCGTCGCGTTTCTCAAGCCCATGATCTTGCGCGACATCGCCGAGACCGTCGGGATGCACGAGTCGACCATCAGCCGCGTCACGACGAACAAGTACGTCCACACGTCGCAGGGCCTCTTCGAGCTGAAGTACTTCTTCAACTCGTCGATCCGCCGCGTCGCCGACGAGGACATCGCCTCCGAGAGCGTGAAGCAGGCGATCAAGAAGATCATCGACGACGAGGACAAGTCGAGCCCGCTCTCGGATCAGGCGATCGTGGAGCTTCTCACGAGCTCGGAGGGGATCCAGATCGCGCGCCGCACGGTGGCGAAGTACCGCGAAATGCTCGGGATCCTCGCCTCCAGCAAGCGGAAGAAGCATTTTTGA
- the hprK gene encoding HPr(Ser) kinase/phosphatase — MSARGEVSEAPPPLRDVSVADALSDGRLGLPATLHAGASGLGRPIQHPRVQKNGLALAGHFRGLVPTRVQVLGETELSYLEALSPAERAASCRAFFGLGLSVVVVTRGVTPAKPLVAAAEASGTPLFVVHAATSRTINALHASLDELLAPSTQLHGVLVDVFGVGLLLLGKSGIGKSECALELVLRGHRLVADDVVRCDWRPPGTVFGAADEVLRHHVEVRGLGILNVKDMFGVTAVRARKRIDVVVRLEEWSEQRDYDRLGVDDAHHEILATPIRLLTVPVRPGREMGTILEMAARDELLRRAGTFSARTFLERLNAARERAPSHVAAGHPDGESIAPPRVDALPSVPARRFAPEGPTPETAESSVFLPDADLLGKDEE, encoded by the coding sequence ATGAGCGCCCGCGGCGAGGTGTCCGAGGCGCCGCCGCCCCTGCGCGACGTCAGCGTGGCCGACGCGCTCTCCGACGGACGGCTCGGTCTCCCCGCGACGCTCCACGCGGGCGCCTCGGGGCTCGGCCGGCCCATCCAGCACCCCCGCGTGCAGAAGAACGGGCTCGCGCTGGCAGGCCACTTCCGAGGCCTCGTCCCCACGCGTGTCCAGGTGCTCGGCGAGACCGAGCTTTCGTACCTCGAGGCGCTGAGCCCCGCGGAGCGCGCGGCGTCGTGCCGAGCGTTCTTCGGGCTCGGCCTGTCGGTGGTCGTCGTCACCCGCGGAGTAACCCCCGCGAAGCCCCTCGTCGCCGCGGCGGAGGCGAGCGGCACGCCGCTGTTCGTGGTCCACGCGGCGACGAGCCGCACGATCAACGCGCTGCACGCGAGCCTCGACGAGCTGCTCGCGCCTTCGACCCAGCTCCACGGCGTGCTCGTCGACGTCTTCGGCGTGGGCCTCTTGCTGCTCGGCAAGAGCGGCATCGGCAAGAGCGAGTGCGCCCTGGAGCTCGTGCTCCGTGGCCACCGCCTCGTGGCCGACGATGTCGTCCGCTGCGACTGGCGGCCCCCTGGCACGGTCTTCGGCGCGGCCGACGAGGTCCTCCGGCACCACGTCGAGGTGCGCGGGCTCGGGATCCTCAACGTGAAGGACATGTTCGGGGTCACCGCGGTGCGCGCGCGAAAGCGCATCGACGTCGTGGTTCGGCTCGAGGAGTGGAGCGAGCAGCGCGACTACGACCGCCTCGGCGTCGACGACGCGCACCACGAGATCCTCGCGACGCCCATCCGTCTGCTCACGGTCCCCGTGCGCCCAGGCCGCGAGATGGGTACAATTCTCGAGATGGCTGCGCGCGACGAGCTTCTGCGGAGGGCCGGGACCTTCAGCGCCCGCACGTTCCTCGAGCGGCTCAACGCCGCCAGGGAGCGCGCGCCCTCGCACGTCGCCGCGGGCCACCCCGACGGCGAGTCGATCGCTCCCCCGAGGGTGGACGCGCTCCCCAGCGTTCCTGCGCGACGGTTCGCGCCGGAAGGACCGACCCCCGAGACCGCCGAGAGCAGCGTCTTCCTCCCAGACGCGGATCTGCTCGGCAAGGACGAGGAATGA
- a CDS encoding dynamin family protein: MKLAETIERWMGRVEVALAGAEGHLKEGQAALAAQEPMRARAQAHALLAKVPGSPIGLALLADACEAGHLDAELALTLEELASRVPSRADVWVRLGRVREDVDESGEEAREAYVRALTVAEGGSDARREALLALADLDIEFGDGARAELWLERVADDASPEVALRRAEARLALRDVEAARRWLATFESPATDGRGALVRGRALALDGQEEAFPQLLRALTLEAPGAADALAEAVSQLPSSEETRARIRAVLASQPAGSPIRWRAAFAQAEGRRDEAREALREALEGGDLAAARPLLDAALVDRDYASLEAALRASPPGATDPTLADARRLPSAARVADADATEALLDDLRLVATPLVRPWAAQLREELIARWVPNATSDAAGPAAMTDWPRLLARLDRQARDLRDLQATTRLAELSIERSRPVRVAIVGEFNAGKSTFINAVMGADVAPTGVLPTTATLHHLRYAPDPLAKIFFFSGAGDVETRDRILPVPELRATLKALDAAEVRRVEILLPLSSLTQVEILDTPGFNAPDPRHAAAAREAFEEADFAIWLLDATQPMKKSEEAVLAEAHALELPVQILVNKSDRLQPSDLSKVMTMVRTSLGAAGLASWREPLALSARQALAGRLGDEAALAASGWPAVQELLDATILGKSAVLKERALRHRAARIVHRLAASARTLSAEEASREDARQRAAQAFAQRAAKLEGEAEETAQRIAGALSRDALAWKHDLEVIVTGRDADALRTDAVLLRYHVDRATFHLAPTLARVLAHLGHEGASEADIAAAAQAGLPSARALARTFAATGGRADALAPLARSAVATLTEHLFALASQAPAAGAGSGLVDELAALAGALSARA; the protein is encoded by the coding sequence GTGAAGCTCGCCGAGACGATCGAACGCTGGATGGGACGGGTCGAGGTCGCGCTCGCGGGAGCCGAGGGGCACCTGAAGGAGGGGCAAGCCGCGCTCGCTGCGCAGGAGCCCATGCGCGCCAGGGCCCAGGCCCACGCGCTCCTCGCGAAGGTCCCGGGCTCCCCCATCGGCCTGGCGCTCCTCGCCGACGCCTGCGAGGCGGGCCACCTCGACGCCGAGCTCGCGCTCACTCTGGAGGAGCTGGCGAGTCGAGTCCCCTCGCGGGCCGACGTGTGGGTCCGGCTCGGCCGCGTGCGCGAAGACGTCGACGAGTCGGGCGAGGAGGCCCGCGAGGCCTACGTGCGCGCGCTCACGGTGGCCGAAGGCGGGAGCGACGCGAGACGCGAGGCCCTGCTCGCGCTCGCCGACCTCGACATCGAATTCGGGGACGGCGCGAGGGCCGAGCTTTGGCTCGAGCGCGTCGCCGACGACGCGTCGCCCGAGGTCGCGCTGCGGCGCGCCGAGGCGCGCCTCGCGCTGCGTGACGTCGAGGCCGCGCGCCGCTGGCTCGCGACCTTCGAGAGTCCGGCCACGGACGGCCGCGGGGCGCTCGTCCGCGGACGCGCGCTCGCGCTCGACGGCCAGGAGGAGGCGTTCCCGCAGCTCCTCCGCGCGCTCACGCTGGAGGCCCCCGGCGCGGCCGACGCGCTCGCCGAGGCCGTCTCGCAGCTCCCCTCCTCGGAGGAGACCCGCGCGCGCATTCGCGCGGTGCTCGCGAGCCAGCCGGCCGGCTCGCCCATCCGCTGGCGCGCAGCCTTCGCGCAAGCCGAAGGGCGCCGCGACGAGGCCCGCGAGGCGCTGCGCGAGGCGCTCGAGGGCGGCGACTTGGCCGCGGCCAGGCCGCTCCTCGACGCCGCGCTCGTCGACCGCGACTACGCCTCGCTCGAGGCCGCGCTCCGGGCCTCCCCGCCGGGCGCGACGGATCCGACCCTCGCGGACGCGAGGCGCCTCCCGTCGGCCGCGCGGGTCGCCGACGCCGACGCGACCGAGGCGCTCCTCGACGACCTCCGGCTCGTCGCGACGCCGCTCGTGCGGCCATGGGCCGCGCAGCTCCGCGAGGAGCTCATCGCCCGGTGGGTGCCGAACGCCACCAGCGACGCGGCCGGCCCTGCGGCCATGACCGACTGGCCGCGGCTCCTCGCGCGGCTCGACCGGCAGGCCCGCGATCTCCGCGATCTGCAAGCGACGACCCGCCTCGCGGAGCTGTCCATCGAGCGCTCGCGCCCGGTGCGGGTCGCGATCGTCGGCGAGTTCAACGCCGGCAAGAGCACCTTCATCAACGCCGTCATGGGCGCCGACGTGGCCCCGACGGGTGTGTTGCCCACCACCGCCACCCTGCACCACCTGCGCTACGCGCCCGACCCCCTCGCCAAGATCTTCTTCTTCTCGGGGGCCGGCGACGTCGAGACGCGCGACCGCATCCTTCCGGTCCCCGAGCTTCGGGCGACGCTGAAGGCGCTGGACGCCGCCGAGGTGCGCCGCGTCGAGATCCTCCTTCCGCTCTCGTCCCTCACGCAGGTCGAGATCCTGGACACCCCCGGCTTCAACGCGCCGGATCCCCGGCACGCCGCCGCCGCGCGCGAGGCGTTCGAGGAGGCCGACTTCGCGATCTGGCTGCTCGACGCCACCCAGCCCATGAAGAAGAGCGAGGAGGCCGTGCTCGCCGAGGCCCACGCGCTCGAGCTGCCCGTTCAAATATTAGTCAACAAATCCGATAGGTTGCAGCCGTCCGACCTCTCCAAAGTGATGACCATGGTGCGCACCTCGCTCGGCGCGGCGGGGCTGGCCTCGTGGCGCGAGCCGCTCGCGCTCTCGGCGCGGCAGGCGCTCGCCGGCCGCCTGGGCGACGAGGCGGCCCTCGCGGCGTCGGGGTGGCCCGCGGTGCAGGAGCTCCTCGACGCGACCATCCTCGGCAAGAGCGCGGTGCTGAAGGAGCGCGCCCTGCGCCACCGCGCCGCGCGGATCGTCCACCGTTTGGCGGCGAGCGCCCGCACGCTGTCCGCGGAGGAGGCGAGCCGCGAGGACGCCCGGCAGCGCGCGGCGCAGGCCTTCGCCCAGCGGGCGGCGAAGCTCGAGGGCGAGGCTGAAGAGACCGCCCAGCGCATCGCCGGAGCCCTCTCCCGGGACGCCCTCGCGTGGAAGCACGACCTCGAGGTCATCGTGACCGGCCGCGACGCAGACGCCCTCCGGACCGACGCGGTGCTTCTCCGCTACCACGTCGACCGCGCAACGTTCCACCTCGCGCCGACCCTCGCGCGGGTCCTGGCCCACCTCGGTCACGAGGGGGCGAGCGAGGCCGACATCGCGGCCGCCGCCCAGGCGGGCCTCCCCTCGGCCCGCGCGCTCGCGCGCACGTTCGCCGCCACCGGCGGCCGGGCCGACGCGCTGGCGCCGCTCGCGCGGAGCGCGGTCGCGACGCTCACCGAGCACCTGTTCGCCCTCGCCTCCCAGGCCCCCGCCGCCGGCGCCGGGTCCGGCCTCGTCGACGAGCTCGCGGCGCTCGCCGGTGCGCTCTCCGCGCGCGCCTGA
- a CDS encoding ATP-binding cassette domain-containing protein → MTAEAPSAPRLAAEGVVVERGGKRIVRGVSLACEAGTVTGLLGPSGAGKSTFFQVLVGEEPDHGGRVKLDGVDVTGEPLFRRARRGLGYMPQGPSVLWDLTVGENVDTFLAVARAGRAGPDLAGRARALVSRVDLEAQLDTRAGQLSGGERRRLELARVLAGEPRVIVCDEPFAGVDPAQAARLGDLLAALADAGVAVLLADHHVEEALRICTRAALLLDGALVTLGTPAEFREHATVRGRYLGTLSASPASESPSSG, encoded by the coding sequence GTGACGGCGGAGGCGCCGAGCGCGCCACGGCTCGCCGCCGAGGGCGTGGTCGTTGAGCGGGGCGGCAAGCGCATCGTCCGGGGCGTCTCGCTCGCGTGCGAGGCCGGGACGGTCACCGGCCTGCTCGGGCCCTCCGGGGCAGGCAAGTCGACGTTCTTCCAGGTGCTCGTGGGCGAGGAGCCCGACCACGGCGGCCGGGTAAAGCTGGACGGCGTCGACGTCACGGGAGAGCCCCTCTTCCGACGCGCGCGCAGGGGCCTGGGCTACATGCCGCAGGGCCCGAGCGTCCTCTGGGACCTCACGGTCGGCGAGAACGTCGACACGTTCCTCGCGGTCGCGCGCGCGGGTCGCGCCGGGCCCGACCTCGCGGGCCGCGCACGAGCGCTCGTCTCACGCGTGGACCTGGAGGCGCAGCTCGATACGCGGGCGGGTCAGCTCTCCGGCGGCGAGCGTCGGCGGCTCGAGCTCGCGCGGGTGTTGGCAGGCGAACCGCGGGTGATCGTGTGCGATGAGCCGTTCGCGGGCGTCGACCCAGCGCAGGCCGCCCGGTTGGGGGACCTGCTGGCCGCGCTCGCCGACGCGGGGGTGGCCGTCCTCCTCGCCGACCACCACGTCGAGGAGGCCCTCCGGATCTGCACCCGCGCCGCGCTGTTGCTCGACGGCGCCCTCGTGACGCTGGGCACGCCCGCGGAGTTCCGCGAGCACGCGACGGTGCGCGGGCGCTATCTCGGCACGCTCAGCGCTTCGCCGGCCTCCGAGAGCCCATCTTCAGGATAA
- a CDS encoding HPr family phosphocarrier protein, which translates to MNDSAQAHTGTFTIVNDLGLHARAATKLVQLASRFPCDVSVTHAGQTANAKSVMGVLLLCGSKGTRVDVRATGDRADECVAAIGQLIADRFGEAS; encoded by the coding sequence ATGAACGACTCCGCGCAGGCGCACACCGGCACCTTCACCATCGTCAACGATCTGGGCCTCCACGCGAGAGCGGCGACGAAGCTCGTCCAGCTCGCGTCGCGCTTTCCGTGCGACGTCTCCGTCACCCACGCCGGCCAGACCGCCAACGCGAAGAGCGTGATGGGGGTGCTCCTGCTCTGCGGCTCCAAAGGGACGAGGGTCGACGTGCGCGCCACGGGCGACCGCGCCGACGAGTGCGTCGCGGCGATAGGCCAGCTCATCGCCGACCGCTTCGGCGAGGCGAGCTAG